Part of the Xylanibacillus composti genome, TATCTTAGACTATGAACCCACCTGTTTTTCCCATCAGGAAACTACCTCTAACATAGCATTTCTTTAGAGCTTTTGGAATCATTTTTGGTTGTAGCAGGCAGCAGGGAAGCTTCTTTAGTTGCTCGAAGTAGAAGCCTCCCGCGTCTGCACTTGGGCTACGTCTTTCCTGTAGAAAAAATAAGAAAGAATGCAAGTTTGTTAATCGGAATTGTCGGCAATCGGCAAGGCATAAGGCTTCTGGTATTTCAAGATGCTGTAGACGATGTTCACCAGCCGCCGCATGATGCACACCAGCGCTTGCTTCTTCGTTTTGCCTTCGGCCATCTTGCGCTGGTAGTAGGCATAGATCGCCGGATTGCGCGGCGTTTTCGTGGTGCGATGCACGGCGATCTGCCGAACCGCCATGCCTAAGAAGATGTCATGCAAGCTGCGGTCGCCTTGCTTGCTCTTGAAGTACCGCCCTTTGCCGCCAGACCCGGCAAAGATCGGGGCGACTCCGGCATACCGCGCCAGCTTGTTCGCCGTTGGGAAGCGGCGGATGTCGCCAATCTCGGCGGACAGTTCCGCCGACGTGACCACATCCACGCCCGTCATCGTATGGAGCAGGCAACCAGTCTGCTCTAGCATCTGTTTCAACTTCGCCTCGACCTTCTTCAATTCGTCTTGGTAGAAGCGAATCTGCCGGACTTGTCCGCGAATGACGAGTTCCTTTTCCTCGGCATAAGTCACATGGTTGTTGCCGTCCTCCTGAACGCAATGCAAGATTAGCTCTGCCTTTTTCGTGGAGCAGCTAAAGTTGCTATGCTTTTGCAGAAACTGCTTTAATGCCTGCGGCGTTGTCTCCGTGACATAAGACGGCAACGGATACGCTTCCCAGAAGGCAAGCGCCGTCTTGCCGTCCACTTGGCTAAAGAAGCGGTTGTAGCTCGGATACACATAGCTAAGCTGAATATGAAGCTGCTTCACCAGACCCGTTAGATTCTTCGCAATTCCTCTGCGGCGCGTAACTAGCTGCCGCATAACCCAGAAATGTTCATCCGGCATAAAGTCCGGCAAGTGCTTCAGGTCATCCTTCAGCACGCGCGCGACACATTCCGCATCCCAACTGTCGCTCTTGTGAACAGTGGCGTAGCTTTGCCGTTTGGCGGCACTAAATGCCGGATTAATGGACTTGACCCATTGTCCTTGCTGGATGAGGTGCAAGCCCAGCGCCCAACCGTAGCCGCCTGTATCCTCCAAGCCATAGACGATCTTCCAGCCCGTTTTGCTGTATGGCTCCAGTCTGGCCAACAGCTTCGGAAAAGCGGACGGCTTGTTCTCGAATTGTAGTTCGCCCAGCTTTTCATTCCAGCAGTCCAAGAGTACAGCGGTATGATGATCTTTGTGCAAGTCAATGCCC contains:
- a CDS encoding IS110 family transposase, with product MEDVSRMLYVGIDLHKDHHTAVLLDCWNEKLGELQFENKPSAFPKLLARLEPYSKTGWKIVYGLEDTGGYGWALGLHLIQQGQWVKSINPAFSAAKRQSYATVHKSDSWDAECVARVLKDDLKHLPDFMPDEHFWVMRQLVTRRRGIAKNLTGLVKQLHIQLSYVYPSYNRFFSQVDGKTALAFWEAYPLPSYVTETTPQALKQFLQKHSNFSCSTKKAELILHCVQEDGNNHVTYAEEKELVIRGQVRQIRFYQDELKKVEAKLKQMLEQTGCLLHTMTGVDVVTSAELSAEIGDIRRFPTANKLARYAGVAPIFAGSGGKGRYFKSKQGDRSLHDIFLGMAVRQIAVHRTTKTPRNPAIYAYYQRKMAEGKTKKQALVCIMRRLVNIVYSILKYQKPYALPIADNSD